One genomic segment of Streptomyces sp. NBC_00239 includes these proteins:
- a CDS encoding NADH-quinone oxidoreductase subunit J family protein gives MSAFTLAATAGPGFLSPTGVEIAFVLVGIATLGAALVTVTTKQLVHAALWLVMALGGIAVEYVLLTAEFIAWVQVLIYVGSVVVLLLFGLMLTKAPIGRSPDADSGNRPAALAVALPAAGALVWVVVDAFRTTWIDLDGPAQGSTKVTGEILFRHWVLPFEALSVLLLAALVGAIVLSRKSPATDGSGKEQR, from the coding sequence ATGAGCGCGTTCACCCTCGCCGCCACCGCCGGCCCCGGTTTCCTCTCCCCGACCGGTGTCGAGATCGCCTTCGTCCTCGTCGGCATCGCCACCCTCGGCGCCGCCCTGGTCACCGTCACCACCAAGCAGCTGGTCCACGCGGCCCTCTGGCTGGTCATGGCCCTCGGCGGCATCGCCGTCGAGTACGTCCTCCTGACCGCGGAGTTCATCGCCTGGGTCCAGGTACTGATCTACGTCGGTTCCGTGGTCGTCCTCCTCCTCTTCGGCCTGATGCTCACCAAGGCGCCCATCGGCCGGTCCCCGGACGCCGACTCGGGCAACCGCCCGGCCGCCCTCGCCGTGGCCCTGCCCGCCGCGGGCGCGCTCGTCTGGGTGGTCGTCGACGCCTTCCGCACCACCTGGATCGACCTCGACGGGCCCGCCCAGGGCAGCACCAAGGTCACCGGCGAGATCCTGTTCCGCCACTGGGTCCTGCCCTTCGAGGCGCTGAGCGTCCTGCTGTTGGCGGCGCTCGTCGGCGCGATCGTCCTGTCCCGCAAGAGCCCGGCCACCGACGGCTCCGGTAAGGAGCAGCGCTGA
- a CDS encoding NuoI/complex I 23 kDa subunit family protein, producing MMPIPGSGLAKGLAVTLRTMTKRSHTAQYPDVQPELPPRSRGVIGLFEENCTVCMLCARECPDWCIYIDSHKETVPAAAPGGRERSRNVLDRFAIDFSLCMYCGICIEVCPFDALFWSPEFEYAETDILELTHERDKLREWMWTVPAPPALDPAAEEPKEIAAARKTAEKLEAAAAAAAAAAAVQPEARPEARPEAQREAQPGSRPEASPGTTRAATPAEPQAETPPASPPESPSGSAPEGGADR from the coding sequence ATAATGCCCATCCCCGGATCCGGCCTGGCCAAGGGCCTCGCCGTCACGCTGCGGACGATGACCAAGAGGTCGCACACCGCCCAGTACCCCGACGTCCAGCCCGAACTGCCGCCGCGCAGCCGCGGCGTCATCGGACTGTTCGAGGAGAACTGCACGGTCTGCATGCTGTGCGCGCGCGAGTGCCCCGACTGGTGCATCTACATCGACTCCCACAAGGAGACGGTGCCGGCGGCCGCACCCGGCGGCCGCGAGCGCAGCCGCAACGTCCTCGACCGGTTCGCCATCGACTTCTCCCTCTGCATGTACTGCGGCATCTGCATCGAGGTGTGTCCCTTCGACGCCCTCTTCTGGTCGCCGGAGTTCGAGTACGCGGAGACGGACATCCTCGAACTCACCCACGAGCGCGACAAGCTGCGCGAGTGGATGTGGACGGTCCCGGCGCCGCCCGCCCTCGACCCGGCCGCCGAGGAGCCCAAGGAGATCGCAGCCGCCCGCAAGACCGCCGAGAAGCTGGAGGCCGCCGCCGCGGCCGCGGCCGCCGCGGCAGCAGTCCAGCCGGAAGCCCGGCCGGAAGCCCGGCCGGAAGCCCAGCGGGAAGCCCAGCCGGGATCCCGGCCGGAGGCCTCACCCGGGACCACCCGGGCCGCGACCCCGGCCGAGCCCCAAGCCGAGACCCCGCCCGCGAGCCCGCCCGAGAGCCCGTCCGGCTCCGCCCCGGAGGGAGGTGCCGACCGATGA
- a CDS encoding complex I subunit 1/NuoH family protein, whose amino-acid sequence MNDVLDVALRLIVVFVVFLVLPLVIGQTEHKVMAHMQGRLGPMYAGGFHGWAQLVADGVKFAQKEDIVPANADRRIFQLAPAVALLPYLLVLLVIPIGPGEGAVGEVVDAGVFFALAVMGVGVLGSLMAGWASANKFSLLGGLRTAAQLLAYELPMLLAAASVAMAAGTVSLPGIVEAFEWWWLPWQIVGALVFFTAGLAELQRPPFDMPVADSEIIFGAYTEYTGLRFALFLLAEYAGIVILCGLTTVLFLGGWHGPFGGDGLGWVWTLLKVAILAFGVIWLRVTYPRLREDQLQKLAWTTLIPLALAQIALTGIVKVAIG is encoded by the coding sequence GTGAACGACGTCCTCGACGTCGCGCTGCGACTCATCGTCGTCTTCGTGGTCTTCCTTGTGCTGCCCCTCGTCATCGGGCAGACCGAACACAAGGTCATGGCCCACATGCAGGGCCGCCTCGGCCCCATGTACGCAGGCGGCTTCCACGGCTGGGCCCAGCTCGTCGCCGACGGCGTGAAGTTCGCGCAGAAGGAAGACATCGTCCCGGCCAACGCCGACCGGCGGATCTTCCAGCTCGCGCCCGCCGTCGCGCTGCTGCCCTACCTCCTGGTCCTCCTCGTCATCCCGATCGGCCCCGGCGAGGGCGCCGTCGGCGAGGTCGTCGACGCGGGCGTGTTCTTCGCGCTCGCCGTGATGGGCGTCGGAGTCCTCGGCAGCCTCATGGCCGGCTGGGCCTCCGCCAACAAGTTCTCCCTGCTCGGCGGCCTGCGCACGGCCGCCCAGCTGCTCGCGTACGAGCTGCCCATGCTGCTCGCCGCCGCCTCCGTCGCCATGGCCGCCGGGACCGTGTCCCTCCCCGGCATCGTCGAGGCGTTCGAATGGTGGTGGCTGCCCTGGCAGATCGTCGGCGCCCTGGTCTTCTTCACCGCGGGCCTCGCCGAACTCCAGCGTCCGCCCTTCGACATGCCGGTCGCCGACTCGGAGATCATCTTCGGCGCGTACACCGAGTACACCGGCCTGCGCTTCGCGCTGTTCCTGCTCGCCGAGTACGCCGGCATCGTCATCCTCTGCGGCCTGACCACCGTCCTGTTCCTCGGCGGTTGGCACGGCCCCTTCGGCGGCGACGGCCTCGGCTGGGTCTGGACCCTCCTGAAGGTCGCGATCCTCGCCTTCGGCGTGATCTGGCTGCGGGTGACCTACCCCCGCCTGCGCGAGGACCAGCTCCAGAAGCTCGCCTGGACCACACTCATCCCGCTCGCGCTCGCTCAGATCGCGCTCACCGGCATCGTGAAGGTGGCGATCGGATAA
- a CDS encoding NADH-quinone oxidoreductase subunit C has protein sequence MNQYDELPGNVTEIFGVEATAESAYDLLTVDVPVGSWIAALEIARDKLGCTYFDWLSAVDEPGTGFRVCAHVAALEGGRVRRLLLRTTVPHSAPSLPTAIPVYAGAAWHERETYEMFGVTFTDHPNLVPLLLPENFEGHPLRKDFVLAARVAKAWPGAKEPGEGADHGGPKRRQMLPPGVPDPNDWGPMKGQLPPAPARPARTPRAAGDAPARRTPRAAAEGAPAAEGAPAAEGAPAAEGAPAAEGAPARTPRAAAAEGTPPRRTPRAAAAEGTPGATAAEGTTTAEGAPARRSRTTADGSASQAAPATESAAATESAAATESGPATESAPGTESGPSTEAAPSVPTTPDAAGAPATPAARPPRRSRSAADGSASQAAPAPAAQPARPAPRSADAPWHHARPAYDAPTPAEATEPAPPPAAEAAPAAERPAPAAPAAETASPAAPAAEPEAEPAVEPASPAETEPAPGQDEAAAAPETSAPRRPKAAPAAPADADSDTGTDSDTGTDSDTGTGTDPHPEPDTGGTA, from the coding sequence GTGAACCAGTACGACGAACTCCCCGGCAACGTCACCGAGATCTTCGGAGTCGAGGCGACCGCCGAGTCCGCCTACGACCTGCTGACCGTCGACGTGCCCGTCGGCAGCTGGATCGCCGCGCTCGAAATCGCCCGCGACAAGCTGGGCTGCACCTACTTCGACTGGCTGAGCGCGGTCGACGAACCGGGCACCGGCTTCCGGGTGTGCGCGCACGTCGCCGCCCTGGAAGGCGGCCGCGTCCGCCGCCTGCTGCTCCGTACGACCGTCCCGCACTCCGCCCCCTCGCTGCCGACCGCCATCCCCGTCTACGCGGGCGCGGCCTGGCACGAGCGCGAGACGTACGAGATGTTCGGCGTCACCTTCACCGACCACCCGAACCTGGTCCCGCTGCTGCTCCCCGAGAACTTCGAAGGGCACCCGCTGCGCAAGGACTTCGTCCTCGCGGCGCGCGTGGCCAAGGCGTGGCCGGGCGCGAAGGAGCCGGGCGAGGGCGCGGACCACGGCGGCCCGAAGCGCCGCCAGATGCTGCCGCCGGGCGTCCCGGACCCCAACGACTGGGGTCCGATGAAGGGCCAGCTCCCGCCGGCCCCGGCCCGCCCGGCCCGCACCCCGCGCGCCGCGGGCGACGCCCCGGCCCGCCGTACCCCGCGCGCCGCCGCCGAGGGCGCCCCGGCCGCCGAGGGCGCCCCGGCCGCCGAGGGCGCCCCGGCCGCCGAGGGCGCCCCGGCCGCCGAGGGCGCCCCCGCCCGTACCCCGCGCGCGGCCGCCGCCGAGGGCACCCCGCCCCGCCGCACCCCGCGCGCCGCAGCCGCCGAAGGCACGCCCGGCGCCACCGCGGCCGAAGGCACCACCACGGCCGAGGGCGCTCCCGCGCGCCGTTCCCGCACCACCGCGGACGGCTCCGCCAGCCAGGCGGCCCCGGCCACGGAATCCGCCGCAGCCACGGAATCCGCCGCGGCCACGGAATCCGGCCCGGCCACGGAATCCGCCCCGGGCACGGAATCCGGCCCGTCGACGGAAGCGGCTCCGTCCGTTCCGACGACCCCGGACGCGGCGGGGGCCCCGGCGACGCCCGCGGCCCGTCCGCCGCGGCGCAGCCGCTCGGCCGCGGACGGCTCGGCCAGCCAGGCCGCCCCGGCTCCGGCCGCGCAGCCCGCCCGCCCGGCTCCCCGCAGCGCGGACGCCCCCTGGCACCACGCCCGCCCCGCCTACGACGCCCCCACCCCGGCCGAGGCCACCGAACCGGCCCCGCCCCCGGCGGCCGAAGCGGCCCCGGCCGCGGAACGACCGGCCCCGGCGGCGCCCGCCGCCGAAACCGCCTCGCCCGCCGCGCCCGCGGCGGAGCCCGAGGCCGAGCCCGCCGTCGAACCGGCCTCGCCCGCCGAGACCGAGCCCGCGCCCGGACAGGACGAGGCGGCAGCCGCCCCCGAGACCTCCGCGCCCCGCCGCCCGAAGGCGGCCCCGGCGGCCCCGGCGGACGCCGACTCGGACACCGGCACCGACTCGGACACCGGCACCGACTCGGACACCGGCACCGGCACCGACCCCCACCCCGAACCCGACACCGGAGGCACCGCGTGA
- a CDS encoding NADH-quinone oxidoreductase subunit B produces MDVTPELLPEPKRLGVLSRLAPEPMKVVLNWGRRYSLWVFNFGLACCAIEFIAASMARHDFIRLGVIPFAPGPRQADLMIVSGTVTDKMAPAVKRLYEQMPEPKYVISFGACSNCGGPYWDSYSVTKGVDQIIPVDVYVPGCPPRPEALLQGILKLQEKIARESLEERYSSATPSVAALTSGLVTPPPPPGGSAGSAAPAGSAGSAEPSAAAAEAAPSADDDQAPSAGDTPGENRP; encoded by the coding sequence ATGGACGTGACACCGGAACTGCTGCCCGAGCCCAAGAGGCTGGGAGTGCTCTCCCGCCTCGCCCCGGAGCCGATGAAAGTGGTCCTCAACTGGGGCCGCCGCTACAGCCTGTGGGTCTTCAACTTCGGGCTCGCCTGCTGCGCGATCGAGTTCATCGCGGCTTCCATGGCCCGGCACGACTTCATCCGCCTCGGCGTGATCCCGTTCGCGCCCGGTCCCCGGCAGGCCGACCTGATGATCGTGTCCGGCACGGTCACGGACAAGATGGCACCCGCCGTGAAGCGGCTCTACGAGCAGATGCCCGAGCCGAAATACGTGATTTCCTTCGGCGCCTGCTCCAACTGCGGCGGCCCGTACTGGGACTCGTATTCCGTCACGAAGGGCGTGGACCAGATCATTCCGGTCGACGTCTACGTACCCGGCTGCCCGCCCCGCCCGGAGGCCCTGCTCCAGGGAATTCTCAAGCTCCAGGAGAAGATCGCCCGAGAGTCGCTCGAAGAGCGCTACAGCTCGGCAACTCCTTCCGTCGCCGCCCTGACCAGCGGCCTGGTCACCCCGCCGCCCCCGCCGGGCGGCTCTGCAGGGTCGGCTGCACCGGCCGGGTCCGCCGGTTCGGCAGAGCCGTCCGCGGCGGCCGCCGAAGCCGCGCCGTCCGCCGACGACGACCAGGCGCCGTCCGCCGGCGACACCCCGGGGGAGAACCGGCCGTGA
- a CDS encoding NADH-quinone oxidoreductase subunit A, with the protein MPDDPTVSTVTVLAAEYFRSYSVVGVLAVIGVLFVAVAFGAGRLLRPMVPTPEKLLTYECGVDPVGEGWAHTQVRYYVYAFLYVIFAVDSIFLFPWATVFAAAGYGATTLVEMFIFLGFLAVGLLYAWKKGVLEWT; encoded by the coding sequence GTGCCGGACGACCCGACGGTTTCGACCGTGACGGTGCTCGCAGCCGAATATTTCCGGAGCTATTCGGTCGTCGGCGTACTCGCCGTGATCGGCGTGCTCTTCGTCGCCGTGGCGTTCGGCGCCGGCCGGCTGCTGCGGCCGATGGTGCCGACCCCCGAGAAGCTGCTGACGTACGAATGCGGTGTGGACCCCGTCGGCGAGGGCTGGGCGCACACCCAGGTCCGCTACTACGTCTACGCGTTCCTCTACGTCATCTTCGCCGTGGACTCGATCTTCCTGTTCCCGTGGGCGACCGTGTTCGCCGCCGCCGGATACGGCGCCACGACCCTGGTGGAGATGTTCATCTTCCTGGGCTTCCTGGCCGTCGGCCTGCTCTACGCATGGAAGAAGGGCGTCCTCGAATGGACGTGA